In Flavobacterium lacustre, a genomic segment contains:
- the murD gene encoding UDP-N-acetylmuramoyl-L-alanine--D-glutamate ligase — protein sequence MRLVVLGGGESGVGTAILGKEKGYDVFVSDFGKIKENYKKVLTDNGIAWEDEKHTEDLILNADVVMKSPGIPEKAPIVKKLAEKGIPVISEIEFAAPFTEAITIGITGSNGKTTTTMLVYHLLKSAGLNVALGGNIGKSFAWQVAENKFDSYVLELSSFQLDGIINYKPHIAIITNISPDHLDRYEYNYQNYIDSKFRITMNQTEEDYLIYDADDEAIAEWFKTNTTKAQLIPFSLTKTFSQGAHITNNTMEVKINHEEFIMETEYIALEGKHNMKNAMAATSVAKLMQIRNATIRESLSNFQGVEHRLEKVLKIQNVQYINDSKATNVNATFFALDSMNVPTVWIVGGVDKGNDYNELMSLVREKVKAIICLGVDNRKIIDVFGNVVDIMVEVTNMNDAVRMAQRLTEKGDAVLLSPACASFDLFENYEDRGEQFKQAVRNL from the coding sequence ATGAGACTAGTAGTTTTAGGTGGAGGCGAAAGTGGAGTAGGAACAGCTATTCTTGGAAAAGAAAAAGGATATGATGTTTTTGTATCTGATTTTGGAAAGATAAAAGAAAATTACAAAAAAGTTCTTACGGATAATGGAATAGCTTGGGAAGATGAAAAGCATACCGAAGATTTGATTTTGAATGCCGATGTGGTTATGAAAAGTCCGGGAATTCCTGAAAAAGCGCCAATTGTAAAAAAACTGGCTGAAAAAGGAATTCCAGTAATTTCAGAAATTGAGTTTGCAGCTCCTTTTACAGAAGCAATCACCATTGGGATAACCGGAAGCAACGGAAAAACCACCACGACAATGCTCGTGTATCATTTGTTAAAATCGGCAGGTTTAAATGTAGCCTTGGGAGGGAATATAGGAAAGAGTTTTGCCTGGCAGGTAGCCGAAAATAAATTTGATTCGTATGTGTTGGAGTTGAGTAGTTTTCAATTAGACGGAATCATCAATTATAAACCGCACATTGCCATTATTACTAATATCAGTCCGGATCATTTGGATCGTTACGAATACAATTATCAAAATTATATTGATTCAAAGTTTAGAATTACAATGAACCAGACCGAAGAGGATTATCTCATTTATGATGCAGATGATGAAGCAATAGCCGAATGGTTTAAAACAAATACAACAAAAGCACAATTAATTCCTTTTTCATTAACAAAAACATTCAGCCAAGGCGCTCATATAACAAACAACACAATGGAAGTAAAGATCAATCACGAAGAGTTCATAATGGAGACAGAGTATATTGCCTTAGAAGGAAAACATAACATGAAAAATGCAATGGCAGCAACATCTGTAGCAAAATTGATGCAAATACGAAATGCAACAATTCGAGAGAGTTTATCTAATTTTCAAGGCGTAGAACATCGTTTAGAAAAGGTGCTTAAAATTCAAAATGTACAATACATTAATGACTCAAAAGCCACCAATGTGAACGCTACTTTTTTTGCATTAGACAGCATGAATGTACCAACAGTTTGGATTGTTGGTGGTGTTGATAAAGGAAACGATTACAATGAATTGATGTCATTAGTGCGTGAAAAAGTAAAAGCGATTATTTGCTTGGGTGTTGATAATAGAAAAATTATTGATGTTTTTGGAAACGTTGTTGATATCATGGTCGAAGTTACTAATATGAATGATGCCGTTCGTATGGCACAGCGACTAACAGAGAAAGGAGATGCAGTTTTGTTGTCACCAGCTTGTGCCAGTTTCGATTTATTCGAAAATTACGAAGACAGAGGAGAACAATTCAAACAAGCAGTACGCAATCTGTAA
- the mraY gene encoding phospho-N-acetylmuramoyl-pentapeptide-transferase has product MLYYLFEYFNKTLDISGTGVFQYITFRSALALMLSLLLSTIYGKRIISFLRNQQVGETVRELGLAGQNEKAGTPTMGGLIIIFATLVPVLLFAKLHNIYIVLLIVTTLWMGTIGFIDDYIKIFKKDKQGLKGIFKVIGQVGLGLIVGSVLYFNPTVTVRRDTAKTDIFKAPTENVIQSAIEEKSTATTIPFFKNNELDYAEALAWMGDGYEKWAWLIFIPVVIFIITAVSNGANLTDGIDGLAAGTSAVSVLALGIFTFVSGNIIFSNYLNIMYIPNSGEMTVFIAAFVGALIGFLWYNSYPASVFMGDTGSLTIGGIIAVLAIAVRKELLIPLLCGIFLVENLSVVLQVTYFKYTKKRFGEGRRIFLMSPLHHHYQKKGYHESKIVTRFWIVAIMLAILSIVTLKLR; this is encoded by the coding sequence ATGCTGTATTATTTATTTGAATATTTCAACAAAACTTTGGATATATCCGGAACTGGTGTTTTCCAATACATCACTTTTAGATCTGCATTAGCTTTAATGCTTTCCTTGCTGTTGTCTACTATTTATGGAAAAAGAATCATTAGTTTTCTCCGTAATCAACAAGTAGGAGAAACAGTTCGTGAACTGGGTTTAGCAGGACAAAACGAAAAAGCGGGTACGCCAACTATGGGAGGTTTAATCATCATATTTGCTACGCTTGTGCCTGTGTTGCTTTTTGCAAAATTGCATAACATATACATTGTATTGTTGATTGTTACTACTTTGTGGATGGGGACAATAGGGTTTATTGATGATTACATCAAAATTTTCAAAAAAGACAAACAAGGTTTAAAAGGAATATTCAAAGTGATTGGTCAAGTTGGTTTGGGATTGATTGTAGGATCAGTTCTTTATTTTAATCCAACGGTAACTGTGCGAAGAGATACGGCTAAAACGGATATTTTTAAAGCGCCTACAGAGAATGTGATACAGTCCGCTATTGAAGAAAAATCCACAGCTACTACAATTCCTTTCTTTAAAAATAATGAATTGGATTATGCCGAAGCATTAGCTTGGATGGGTGATGGATATGAAAAATGGGCTTGGTTAATTTTTATTCCTGTCGTAATATTTATTATTACAGCAGTTTCTAATGGTGCAAATTTAACAGATGGAATTGACGGATTGGCAGCTGGAACTTCGGCAGTTTCGGTCCTGGCATTGGGGATTTTTACATTTGTTTCGGGGAATATCATTTTTTCTAATTATCTCAATATTATGTACATACCCAATTCGGGTGAAATGACCGTTTTTATTGCTGCTTTTGTAGGGGCGTTAATTGGGTTTCTTTGGTACAATTCCTATCCGGCATCAGTATTTATGGGAGATACAGGAAGTTTAACCATCGGTGGTATTATTGCTGTATTGGCAATTGCTGTTCGAAAAGAGTTATTGATTCCACTATTATGCGGCATCTTTCTTGTCGAAAATTTATCTGTGGTTTTGCAGGTAACTTATTTTAAATATACCAAGAAACGTTTTGGCGAAGGCCGAAGAATATTTTTAATGTCTCCATTACATCATCATTATCAGAAAAAAGGATATCACGAAAGTAAAATTGTAACTCGATTTTGGATTGTAGCAATCATGTTAGCCATATTATCAATTGTTACTTTAAAATTAAGATAA
- a CDS encoding FtsW/RodA/SpoVE family cell cycle protein, with protein sequence MKQLINNLKGDKGIWSFVALLALFSFMPVFSASSNLAYLGHGTGNTLGYLVKHFAHICIGFLIIYWVHKVPYHYFRAISKVGLPVVWILLAYTLIKGTVIAGANASRWIQVPFIGISFQTSTLASIVLYIFVARYLSKTREVPDTFKASLWELWTPVFITLMFILPANFSTTALIFSMILVLVFIGKYPMKYIAFIVGSGIVFLAFFILIAKAFPDSRFFSRVGTWGNRIENFTTDKPDEDNYQIEKAKIAIASGQIYGLGPGKSVQKNFLPQSSSDFIYAIIVEEYGLMGGLGVLSLYLLLLFRFVIASHKANTLFGKLVVIGLGFPMIFQAMINMAVAVELLPVTGQTLPLISSGGSSIWMTCFALGIIISVTKKEEEIAQELKEKEQRDLALQKLIDKQLEEETLSETVLEGQYSIEDKTKNPMNVVLNK encoded by the coding sequence ATGAAACAACTAATAAACAATCTTAAAGGGGATAAAGGAATTTGGTCATTTGTGGCCTTATTAGCCTTGTTTTCTTTTATGCCTGTTTTTAGTGCGAGTAGTAATTTAGCGTATTTAGGGCATGGAACCGGAAACACTTTAGGTTATCTGGTAAAACATTTTGCTCATATTTGTATTGGTTTTTTAATTATTTATTGGGTTCATAAAGTTCCGTATCATTATTTCAGAGCGATTTCTAAAGTTGGATTGCCGGTAGTTTGGATTTTATTAGCGTATACATTAATCAAAGGAACCGTGATTGCGGGTGCAAATGCCAGTCGTTGGATTCAGGTGCCGTTTATTGGAATATCATTTCAAACATCGACTTTGGCCTCGATTGTGTTGTATATTTTTGTAGCACGTTATTTATCGAAAACCAGAGAAGTACCGGATACTTTTAAGGCTTCTTTGTGGGAACTTTGGACACCGGTTTTTATTACTTTGATGTTTATTTTACCTGCGAATTTTTCGACTACGGCTTTGATATTTTCTATGATTTTAGTGTTGGTTTTTATTGGTAAATATCCAATGAAATACATAGCTTTTATAGTAGGTTCGGGAATAGTATTTCTTGCTTTTTTTATTCTGATAGCCAAGGCTTTTCCAGATTCCAGATTTTTTAGCAGAGTTGGTACCTGGGGAAATAGAATTGAAAATTTTACGACAGACAAACCAGATGAGGATAATTACCAAATTGAGAAAGCTAAAATCGCAATCGCATCAGGTCAAATTTATGGTTTAGGGCCAGGTAAAAGTGTACAAAAGAATTTTTTACCTCAATCTTCTTCCGATTTTATTTACGCAATTATCGTCGAAGAATATGGTCTCATGGGAGGTTTGGGAGTACTTAGTTTATATTTATTACTATTGTTTCGATTTGTTATAGCCTCTCATAAAGCCAATACTTTATTTGGGAAATTAGTGGTTATTGGTTTGGGTTTTCCAATGATTTTTCAAGCCATGATTAATATGGCGGTTGCCGTAGAGCTATTGCCGGTGACTGGTCAAACACTGCCTTTGATAAGTAGTGGAGGAAGTTCGATTTGGATGACCTGTTTTGCACTCGGAATTATTATCAGTGTTACCAAAAAAGAAGAAGAAATTGCCCAAGAATTGAAAGAAAAAGAACAGAGAGACTTAGCACTTCAGAAATTAATTGATAAGCAATTAGAAGAAGAAACGCTTTCTGAAACAGTTCTTGAAGGTCAGTATTCTATTGAAGATAAAACAAAGAATCCTATGAATGTTGTTTTGAATAAGTAA